The Campylobacter concisus nucleotide sequence GATTTCTTTATAGAGGAAAATAATATTCCTATATTAAATTTTAGAAATTTTGAATTAGTGGATCGATCTGTTTTGTTGACTAGTTTGTACTATTATGATAAATGTTTTTGGGGAATTAATGATAAAAGACTTGATTTTTTAATTGAAAAAAATAATATACTCAATGGACTTTTAAGACAAAAAATAGAATTAAATCAACAGTATTTATCTCCATGTGAGCATAAAATAGCAATGGCTTATCTAAATCCAAATAAATGCCCTATATGCCAAAAAGAATTTGATAATTTTTTGATAAAAAATGATCCCAAAAGACGCCAACAAAAAATTTTAGATGAATATGAAGATAAAAGAGTGTTTAGAACGCCTGAAGAAATAGGTAGGAGATATGAAAGATATATAGGCTTTTTATATGAAATAGACGGCTACAAAGTAGACTATAATGGTATAAGGATGGGCAAAAAAGACGATGGAATAGATATAATCGCAACAAAAAGGCAAGAGCTGATAATCATACAATGTAAGTGGTATAAAGAGGATAGTCAAATACATAGCAATACAATAAGACAATTAAATGATAATTTATTAGAGTGTACTGATGATAATCCAAGCAAGAAAGTCATAGCTAGGCTCTATTCTGCTTATGATAATCTTGACGATCAGGCAAGAGCAAGGTTAGTAAAAACACAGATAGAGCATATAGTGTTACCGTATGACAACGAATATCCAAAAATAAAATGTAATATTAATGACGACAATGGAGAAAAAATATATCACTTACCTGGTGTAGGTATGTATGATTACATAAAAATAAATGTAAACAGAGGTGAATTTTATGTAAAAACCATAGAAGAAGCTGAAAATTTAGGTTTTAGGGGTATAAAAAAGACTTGATTTAAAAAACAAGAAGAAAAAGTGGCCTTACGAAGCGACCGCATAAAAATAGAAGGCCGGAACGCGCGAGCTAGTAGGAGACGATATAAAAAATAGCCTATCTGCTAGCTTATGCAAATAAAGAAGTTTTAAGCAAAACGTTTTAAAAAAGCTGGAAGCTTTTAGAGGACTTTCAATGTTTTAGGAAATAAAAATTTAAAGGGTAAAAAAGAAAAAGGTCGGGTTTAACCCGACCAAAAATTAATTGTTATAAGACTAATCTGAAACTTTTATAAAATCTAATGTTGTAATTATATTAAAGAATCGCTTAATCATCGCTTAGTCTAAGCCAGTCGCTTTCGGGTTTTACTATTAGCCTAGCATTATTATAAGCCATATCCATAGTTAAGCAAGTCGCTCCGTAATAATAATCCGTATCTTTGCTAATGGCGATAGCTATATCTGGTTTTTGTGGGTCGAGTAGACATAATGGAATCAAAAACTGAATTTTGTTGTCAAAAAATTGCGGAACCGCCGTTTTGTAATTTCTCTCGATTTTTTTCTTGGCTATTTTTATGGCGCCTTCAAGAAGAGTAACGAGCATAATCTTATTATATTGTTTAAGCTCATCGGGAAATCTTTCGTAGTTATCTTGTAATATATGTTCGGCATTTAGTCTAAGTTCTAGTTTCGTATCAAAAAATAGGTCGTCAATTGAGTTAAAAAAGGTCGCTATCTTAGGCAACTCCGCTATTTTTGATAATTTTCTCGAATTGCTCGTTAAGAATTCAACCAAAAACCATTCTTGAGGCGAATTTGGGTTTTTGTTTTTGATAAAGTAAGCATAAATATCATTATACGTACTAGTTAGTAAGCCGGTATTAAAGCAAGCTATTTTCTCGCCGTTCTCATTTTCCGCATAAGAGATTTGGTTATCTTGATGTATTTTTTTAAAATAGTGCGCTATATAGTTATGCAAAACTGGAAAATCTTTGCCGTTTTTGGGTTTCCCCCAATTTTCATCAATAATTATCTTTTTTAATCGTTTTATTTTTTCGTTAAAATCGCCACAATAAGCAAAGTCGTATAACTCCATAAATTCTCCTAAATAAAAAGTAGTATATAGCATCCATGGTAAAAATTTTATAAATTTTTACCATGTGAACGATATACAGAAGGGGCTGAAATTTAGGTCTTAGGACTGTAAAAAGTAGTTTTTTACATTTTTTAGGAAACTCATAATCTAAACTATCCGCAAAAAGCGGAGGGTTTAGATGAATAACAATTTAGATTTGATCAAAAACCTTTAGTGATCTTGAAAATCGCAAGGTTTATAAAAGTTTTTTAAATTTATACTCTATGCAAAATGATACACAATATTTTATACATTATTTTACCAACTCATCCAAATAATCTGCCCACCATTGCATCAAAGTTTTCATATCAGCTAAATTTTGAGCTCTATTGTAAGCTTCTCTTATTTTATCCTTGTCTTTGTGTGCAAGGCATCGTTCGATGATGTCAGCATGGCAGCCATGCTCATTTCTTTTTTCGTTGGCCATAGTTGAAAACATCGCACGAAAGCCATGAGAAACAATCTCATCTTTGCTGTAGCCCATGCGTCTTAGTGCTGTATTTAACGTATTTTCACTCATTGGACGGCTTTTGGATAGTGTACTAGGGAAAAGATACCCTTCGGTGCTTCCGCAAATTTTAGTGTAGTCTTTCAATAAATTTACGACTTGATCAGCTAGTGGTAGTCTAAATGCCTCTTTCATTTTCATTTTATCTGCTTTTACCGTCCAAATTTTAGCGGATAGATCAAACTCATCCCACTTGGCAGCTCTGACATTAAATGGACGCATTGCTGTATAGATCGCAAGCTTTAATGCGACTTTTGTTTTTATGTCGCCATTATATCCATCTACTGATGCAAGTAATGTGCGTATCTCATTTTCATCCGTGATAGTAGGGAAATTTTTAGGCTTTGCGGTTTTAAAGGCGTATTTGAAATTTATATCGGCCACGACATTGTGAGCGATTATCTCATAGGTAACGGCGTATCTAAAAATTTGATTTAGCAAGATAAATACACGCTTGATGGTTTCTAAATTTCCAGCTTTTTCTATGATCTTTAAGATGTCTATTATTTCTACTGCTTTTATATTATCCAATGGACGATCGCCTAAATACGGCGCAACGTGCTTGTTAAAAATTAAATTTTGTTTTTTTAAGTAGTTCGGAGTTATGTTCGCGGATTTTATATCTAGCCATTTTGCAGCGATATCGTTTAGTGTCGTTTTACTACTCTTTTTACTTACTAGCGGATCAATGCCATTTAGTATCTGAGCGGCCAACTCTCTGCGTTTTTCTCTGGCGGCTGAGAGACTAAGATCAGGATAATTCCCCAGGGCCATTCGGCGTGTTTTTAATGTAAGAGGACTTTTGTATTCAAGTGCGAAAAATTTACGACCACTTGGCTCGATAAAAATAAATAAATTTTGTCCGTCAGATTTTTTATAAACCTTATCTTTGGGTTTTAAGGCTCTTAGAGCTGTGTCCGTCAAGGGAGGGTTAATTTTTGGCATTTTCGTCCTTTTAGTGTCCGCAAGCCCCTAAAAATCAAGCAATGATTTTTTACGGATATTTTTTAGCGAACAATATTTTATCCTTTAAATTATCCGTAAAAAGTCCTTAAAGGCAATTAAAAAGATTTAAAAATATTGAAAACAATTTAAATAAATAATATATATCAAAAGTTGTTCTTGTCATGTTTCTTGAAAGGTTTTTAAAAAGATTGAAATGAATTAAAAAGTATAAGATGGTGGAAGCGAGGGGGATCGAACCCCTGTCCAAAAACAAAATGCATACAGCCTCTACACGCTTAGCAAAAGTGAAATTTTCATCTAAAAAGGCTCACTTTCCAAAACCAAAATTTAGACTAAGACTAAAATTTCAGCTAGCAAGCAGTCACTTTGCGAGCCTACTCTAGCTAAATTACTTGCTTTTGTCCTAGCTAGAATTAGACTAAGCAAGGCTCAACTGAACTTACGCAGCTTTAGCGTAAGCAGGAGCGAAATTAACGTTGTTTGCGTTTAAATTTAATTTGAGCTTTTTACGCTTTGCTCAAAGCGACGTGCCACCGTACACACTCTGCTCCTGTCGAAGCCAAGTCGCTCCCAAAAAATAAAATGGTTAGTGAATTATTTAGTTAAGTTTTGCAGGCACATCAATGATTTTTGGTTCAAGAACGCTAAAATATTCAAAATCGTTCTCGACGTCATCTTTATATTTATTAAACTGATCACTAATAAGCAGCAACCAATCTATAAATTTATCATTTGCTGGCCCTTTTAGACTTCTTGCCTCTTGAGTTATCTCTTCAGCTAAAGTTGTAAGCTTTAATATCGGATCAAGATGCATGAATCCTGCTGCTGATTTAATATTATGAAAAATCCTAGTAAGCTCTAAGATACTATCTTTATATTTATCAGCTCTTCCTAAATTTATTATCAAAGGCTCAAGTAAATCGCACATTAAAGCATAGTGAGATAAAAATTCTTCAACTATATCATAAGAGTAATCTATTTCAAGCCTTTTTAATATACCCATTTTTATGTCCTTAAGAAATTGGCGTAATTGTAGCAAAAATTTGATAAAATTGTTAGCCTTTTAGCTAAAATCCTTGGAGCTTGCAATGAAAGATGAAAAAACTCAGAAGAAAAAACTAAGCATAAATGATATAAAAAACAAAAAAGGCATTGAGCCTATTGTAATGATAACTGCCTATGATGCGTTATTTACCAAGCTTTTTGATGATTATGCTGATATTATTTTGGTTGGCGATAGCTTAAATATGAGTTTTAATATGCAAGAAAGCACGATAGGTGCGGACATGAATACCATGCTTTATCATACAAAGGCCGTTTGTAACGGAGCCAAAAATACTTTTATCATGGCCGATATGCCATTTGGCAGCTACACAAATGAAAAACAAGCGATAAAAAATGCGATGAAATTTTTCAAACAGACAAATGCCGATGCTGTAAAGCTCGAAGTTGGCATGCACCAAGTAAATTTAGTAAAGCGTCTTTGTGAAGAGGGCATAAACGTTATGGCTCACATTGGCTTAAAGCCTCAGTTTTATAAATTTGAAGGCGGTTATAAGATAAAAGGCAGAAGCGAGATCGAGGCGAAAGAATTAATTGAAGAGGCTTTAGCGTTTGAGCAAGCTGGAGCATTTGGCATCTTGCTTGAAGGCACGATGAGTAGCGTGGCTAGCGAGATAACAAAGCAAGTTCATGTACCAGTTATTGGTATCGGATCTGGGGTAAACGTCGATGGACAAGTACTTGTATGGTCTGATATGCTTGGATTTTTCGAGGACTTTAAGCCAAAATTTGTAAAACGCTATCTTGATGGAGCGGATATTGTAAGAAAGAGTGTGCAATCCTACGCAAATGATGTAAAAGGCAAAATTTTTCCAAGTGAAGAATTTTGCTACTAGGATGATTAATATCCGCATTAAATAGAACGTGACAAAATTAAATTTCTTTATAGCCCTTTATATCAAGTCCAAATCCTGCAAGGCTTACAAATTCTTTATTTTTATTTGAGCTTAAAAGCTCAATTTCACTTATGCCAAAATACTTTAAAATTTGTGCCCCAATGCCATAATCTTTTTGTGAGCTTGCATCGCTTTTATTGCTGTCTAAAAATAGCAACACTCCGCCATTTTTACTTAAAAAATCCAATGCCTTTAATAAATTATCAAATTTATCTCCACTTAAAAGCTCATGATCTTTTCTTATTTTTTGAAATTTTACATTAGTTTGCGCTTTTATCTCTCCGAAAACATAGGCAGCGTGATTTTTATTTTCGTGATCTTTTATGTCATATCTTTTTGTTTCAAAACCACAGATTTTTACATTCTTTGCGGGCGAAACCTCTATTAAGCTTTCGTGGCTAAGTCTGTATTCTACTAATTCAGAAACGCTTATCATATTTAGGTTAAATTTTTTACAAAATTCCTCCAAATAATCACGTCTTGCCATTGTGCCATCTTCTTTTACGATCTCACAA carries:
- a CDS encoding restriction endonuclease; protein product: MELEKSNLKKAILELQEEINENLKYEHILPKNDEYKKRCNTNLYEVAKEKYSQEIINDDDDINELKRKITIFKNFREQQNRIFKVVYTLVNENSELSEKVAAINVDFFIEENNIPILNFRNFELVDRSVLLTSLYYYDKCFWGINDKRLDFLIEKNNILNGLLRQKIELNQQYLSPCEHKIAMAYLNPNKCPICQKEFDNFLIKNDPKRRQQKILDEYEDKRVFRTPEEIGRRYERYIGFLYEIDGYKVDYNGIRMGKKDDGIDIIATKRQELIIIQCKWYKEDSQIHSNTIRQLNDNLLECTDDNPSKKVIARLYSAYDNLDDQARARLVKTQIEHIVLPYDNEYPKIKCNINDDNGEKIYHLPGVGMYDYIKINVNRGEFYVKTIEEAENLGFRGIKKT
- a CDS encoding DUF3825 domain-containing protein codes for the protein MELYDFAYCGDFNEKIKRLKKIIIDENWGKPKNGKDFPVLHNYIAHYFKKIHQDNQISYAENENGEKIACFNTGLLTSTYNDIYAYFIKNKNPNSPQEWFLVEFLTSNSRKLSKIAELPKIATFFNSIDDLFFDTKLELRLNAEHILQDNYERFPDELKQYNKIMLVTLLEGAIKIAKKKIERNYKTAVPQFFDNKIQFLIPLCLLDPQKPDIAIAISKDTDYYYGATCLTMDMAYNNARLIVKPESDWLRLSDD
- a CDS encoding tyrosine-type recombinase/integrase, yielding MPKINPPLTDTALRALKPKDKVYKKSDGQNLFIFIEPSGRKFFALEYKSPLTLKTRRMALGNYPDLSLSAAREKRRELAAQILNGIDPLVSKKSSKTTLNDIAAKWLDIKSANITPNYLKKQNLIFNKHVAPYLGDRPLDNIKAVEIIDILKIIEKAGNLETIKRVFILLNQIFRYAVTYEIIAHNVVADINFKYAFKTAKPKNFPTITDENEIRTLLASVDGYNGDIKTKVALKLAIYTAMRPFNVRAAKWDEFDLSAKIWTVKADKMKMKEAFRLPLADQVVNLLKDYTKICGSTEGYLFPSTLSKSRPMSENTLNTALRRMGYSKDEIVSHGFRAMFSTMANEKRNEHGCHADIIERCLAHKDKDKIREAYNRAQNLADMKTLMQWWADYLDELVK
- a CDS encoding histidine phosphotransferase; translated protein: MGILKRLEIDYSYDIVEEFLSHYALMCDLLEPLIINLGRADKYKDSILELTRIFHNIKSAAGFMHLDPILKLTTLAEEITQEARSLKGPANDKFIDWLLLISDQFNKYKDDVENDFEYFSVLEPKIIDVPAKLN
- the panB gene encoding 3-methyl-2-oxobutanoate hydroxymethyltransferase, producing the protein MKDEKTQKKKLSINDIKNKKGIEPIVMITAYDALFTKLFDDYADIILVGDSLNMSFNMQESTIGADMNTMLYHTKAVCNGAKNTFIMADMPFGSYTNEKQAIKNAMKFFKQTNADAVKLEVGMHQVNLVKRLCEEGINVMAHIGLKPQFYKFEGGYKIKGRSEIEAKELIEEALAFEQAGAFGILLEGTMSSVASEITKQVHVPVIGIGSGVNVDGQVLVWSDMLGFFEDFKPKFVKRYLDGADIVRKSVQSYANDVKGKIFPSEEFCY
- a CDS encoding bifunctional 3,4-dihydroxy-2-butanone 4-phosphate synthase/GTP cyclohydrolase II translates to MAFENVLKAIEDIKNGKMVIMVDDEDRENEGDLVFSAASSDMQKVNFAITHAKGVLCLAMDEANAKRLDLPLMVSKNTSSHETAFTVTIDAKEATTGVSAYERDMTIRLAASTDSVPENFVRPGHIFPLIAKKGGVLVRTGHTEGSVDLCKLAGVSPMAAICEIVKEDGTMARRDYLEEFCKKFNLNMISVSELVEYRLSHESLIEVSPAKNVKICGFETKRYDIKDHENKNHAAYVFGEIKAQTNVKFQKIRKDHELLSGDKFDNLLKALDFLSKNGGVLLFLDSNKSDASSQKDYGIGAQILKYFGISEIELLSSNKNKEFVSLAGFGLDIKGYKEI